One genomic segment of Hevea brasiliensis isolate MT/VB/25A 57/8 chromosome 3, ASM3005281v1, whole genome shotgun sequence includes these proteins:
- the LOC110671470 gene encoding uncharacterized protein LOC110671470, translating into MGQTLMTLAQGSGQNREKELGSTIEDCYDKYFAEKSKDLTLSDFYGAVCQTVEDINKKLNSTQFRVPEADKLKEVYQIHYKDKGKSLTKEEFQKILQEIIMHTGFTGFGSKDILIFLYGIPAAALFIKQRVAPKAIPNDVFIPGITSASVFLLAKLNKI; encoded by the exons ATGGGCCAGACATTGATGACATTAGCTCAAG GAAGTGGGCAAAATAGAGAAAAGGAGTTGGGTTCTACAATAGAAGATTGCTATGACAAGTATTTTGCAGAAAAATCAAAGGATTTGACTTTATCTGACTTCTACGGGGCAGTTTGTCAAACTGTAGA agatattAATAAGAAGCTCAATAGCACACAATTCCGTGTGCCTGAAGCTGATAAGCTCAAGGAAGTATACCAG ATTCACTACAAAGATAAAGGAAAATCACTGACAAAGGAAGAGTTCCAAAAAATTCTTCAAGAAATCATAATGCACACAGGTTTTACAGGCTTTGGATCAAAAGATATACTTATCTTCCTGTATGGAATTCCTGCAGCCGCCTTGTTTATCAAGCAACGTGTAGCACCCAAAGCTATTCCTAATGATGTATTCATCCCTGGAATAACTTCTGCCAGTGTTTTCCTCCTTGCCAAGCTAAACAAAATATGA